The Sphingopyxis sp. YR583 DNA segment GCGCATTTTCACGAGACGCAGCATCCGATCATCGAGGGTTATGATCCGCCCGAGGGATGGGGTTGGTGTTATGTGGACGATGTCGTCGTCGCGCTTCCCGACCAGACACCGCAAATCGGCCCGATCCCGCGCTATTTTTAAGCGCCCGCCTTCCCTCATCTGTCGGATTAACTTACAGTTTACCATAAGCCCGGCGCGCCGAATCCCGCATTTGCGCCAGTGGCACGACGCTTGCTTAGGCTATGGTGATGCTGAAAAAAATCGGACGCCTGTTCGTCATCAAGACCCGCTTCGAAGCGTGCCTCATCATCTATGCACTGGCCGTCGGCGCGATGGCGCGGGGCGCCGCCTATATCCACGAATATCCTGGAACCGGCGGCAAATTGCTGTTGCTCGCCTGTACCGGATCGGTGTTCCTGGCCGGTGCGAAGATTTTCGACTGCCTGCGTTATGAACAGGCAGCGGAGGCCGCGAGACAGGCCGAATAGACCAGCAGCCTTTCGCCGGTCATCCAGATGTGCGAAAGCGCGGCGATGAGCAGGATCAGCGGCCGTCCGACCATCCACACCGAGCATGTCTACGGTCTCAGCCTGCGTGTCGCGCGATGGCGTGAGGGCACGTCGGGCACGCCGCTCCTGTTCCTCAACGGCATCGGCGCCGATCTGGCCGCCGCGGCACCGCTGCTCGCGCAGATTCACGGCCGCGAGGTATGGACGCTCGATATGCCCGGGGTCGGCGGGTCGCCCGACGCGCTGCTGCCCTATGGTGCGTCGACGATCGCGGCGGTGGTGATGGAGATCGCCGACCGGTTGGGTCACAAGCTGATCGACGTCGCCGGCTTCAGTTGGGGCGGCGCGCTGGCGCAGCAGATAGCGATCCAGTTTCCCGGGCGCGTTCGTCGGCTGGTGCTGATGGCGACGACGCCGACGGTGAGCGCGCCGGGGATCGGCTGGGCCGCGCTGCTCGACGACGATATGCTGGCGAGCGGCCTGAAGCTGCCGACCGCGACCCCGCTCGGCCTCGCGTATCAGACGATGGCGATGGCGGGATGGACCAGCGTTGCGACGTTGCCGCTGATGAAAGACAAGCCCGTGCTGATCCTGATGGGTGAGCGCGACGGGGTCGTTCCCGCATGCCATGGGCAGGCGATAGCCGATCTGGTCGACGGCGCGGTGCTGGAGGTGGTGCCGGGATCGCACCTCTTCCCGTTCACCCACGCCGCGGCGATTTCCGTGCGGATCAGCGCGTTTCTGGATTCGCCCGCGACGGGTCAGCGAGCCGCCGCTTGATGAAATCGGTGATTGCGGCGGCAGTCGCATCGGGGGCTTCCTCCATCGGCAAATGACCGATGCCCGGCAGCATCGCGACCTCCGACCCCGCGATGCGTTCGTTGAACGTCTTGGCGGCGGTCGGGTTGATGATCCGGTCCCTGTCGCCGAACAGGATCAGCGTCGGCGCCGCGATCTCGCCGACGCGCGCCGCCATCGCGGGTTCGCGGTCCATGCGCGCGCGCAGCACGGTCGCCGCGCGATTGCCCGGAAAACGCAGCAATTCCCAATAGCGGTCGATCATCGCGTCATCGACGATCTCCTGCTTCTCGATCGACCCGCGCAGCGATTGTTCGACGAGCGTCCGCGGCGTGACCCGCGTCGCGAGCCAGCGTCCGAAGGGGTATTCGAGAACGCGAAAGCCGACGTTCGATTCGGGCCGCTTCTCGCCCCGCCGCAACGGCATGCCTGCGGCGTCGATAAGCAAAAGCGCATCGACGCGGTCGGGCTGCGCGAGCGCGTAACGCCAGCTGACCCAGCCGCCCATCGAATTGCCGCCAAGGACGAAATGGTCGAGCCCGAGCTTCGCCGCGACGACGTCGACCGCATCCATCATGCCCTGCGCCGAATAGTCGGTGTCGGGAGTCGCGCCGGTCAGGCCGTGACCCGGCAGATCGAGCGTGACCACGCGATAGGTCTCGCCGAGCCGCTCCACCATCGGTTCCCAGGTGTGGAGACTGGCGTTGGCACCATGGATCAGGATGATCGCCCTGTCGCCGCGTTTGCCCTGATCGCGGTAATGAATGCGCTGCCCCGCCGGGCCGTCCACAAAAGCGCCGGCAGGGCCGCTATATTTGGCGATCATCGCGGCGCGATCGGTGTCGGGGGTCAGGAGCAGCAGGAAGCCCACGACGATCATTATCACCAGCGCAAGCGGGATCAGTACCCGTTTGCGGCGGAAGAATGGACGCCGCGGCGGCGGCGGTGGGTCGAAATCCATGTCGTCGGCGATCATCATGCCCCCCTCAAGGCCTGGCGCGACCCTAACGAACAAGTCGGATGGGTCAATCTATCCCCAAGGTCAGTTCCTATGGGTGAAGCGACC contains these protein-coding regions:
- a CDS encoding alpha/beta fold hydrolase, producing MSRISGRPTIHTEHVYGLSLRVARWREGTSGTPLLFLNGIGADLAAAAPLLAQIHGREVWTLDMPGVGGSPDALLPYGASTIAAVVMEIADRLGHKLIDVAGFSWGGALAQQIAIQFPGRVRRLVLMATTPTVSAPGIGWAALLDDDMLASGLKLPTATPLGLAYQTMAMAGWTSVATLPLMKDKPVLILMGERDGVVPACHGQAIADLVDGAVLEVVPGSHLFPFTHAAAISVRISAFLDSPATGQRAAA
- a CDS encoding alpha/beta fold hydrolase, with translation MMIADDMDFDPPPPPRRPFFRRKRVLIPLALVIMIVVGFLLLLTPDTDRAAMIAKYSGPAGAFVDGPAGQRIHYRDQGKRGDRAIILIHGANASLHTWEPMVERLGETYRVVTLDLPGHGLTGATPDTDYSAQGMMDAVDVVAAKLGLDHFVLGGNSMGGWVSWRYALAQPDRVDALLLIDAAGMPLRRGEKRPESNVGFRVLEYPFGRWLATRVTPRTLVEQSLRGSIEKQEIVDDAMIDRYWELLRFPGNRAATVLRARMDREPAMAARVGEIAAPTLILFGDRDRIINPTAAKTFNERIAGSEVAMLPGIGHLPMEEAPDATAAAITDFIKRRLADPSRANPETR